From a single Nothobranchius furzeri strain GRZ-AD chromosome 9, NfurGRZ-RIMD1, whole genome shotgun sequence genomic region:
- the gas6 gene encoding growth arrest-specific protein 6 has product MRLTPTKSLSSASLLIILLAAPVSGSFLMSPKEASQFLSRHRRANQVFEETKQGHLERECVEERCSKEEAREVFENDPETDYFYPKYTACVEKFGDSEKKKQDLITCVHNIPDQCSPSPCNARGTVRCEDKKGDFLCHCFTGWTGASCENDVDECIENGNGGCDQECNNTIGSYRCSCHQGYMLVGRHVCYDVDECEDVSVCGTARCENYVGSYDCLCDIGYAYDNGSKSCVDVDECESGVCEGECLNTPGSFRCFCDGRRGMKLGGDLRSCKLITPCMSPSLKRNPRSLYLGRMFSAVPVVRLRFRRKVHTGFSAEFDFRTYDHEGVIFFAGGHLDSSWIVLAMHRGKLELQLKYGAIGRVTSSGPVVNDGQWRKISVEEQGRSLVIKIDREAVMKIAVNGDLFTLKKGMHELNLTVGGVPFKEDGLVYQINPRLDGCMKEWRWLTGEDTSIQETIRSNENMQCFSPEDPGAYYPGTGFALFNISYESKNLSIQMSVRPVSATGVLFALVYQDKVPLSISLSDYNPTSDEWGDVIVVSVGNIVTASSRVFSCDGERHNIQVTISGNQTLLLVDGVTAQSDNVEVPTELFSHSTTYIGGLPDVSLVSTVVSAPYSGCMEVSVNGRALDLDRAVHKHNDIRSHSCPLLDSHQ; this is encoded by the exons ATGCGGCTGACCCCGACAAAGTCACTCTCCTCGGCTTCCCTGCTAATAATCCTGCTGGCAGCTCCCGTCTCCGGCAGCT TTTTAATGTCTCCTAAAGAGGCGAGCCAGTTCCTGAGCAGACACCGGAGGGCAAATCAAGTCTTCGAGGAGACGAAACAAGGACACTTGGAGAGGGAGTGTGTGGAGGAGAGGTGCTCCAAGGAGGAGGCCAGAGAAGTTTTTGAAAACGACCCTGAAACT GACTACTTTTATCCCAAGTATACAG CCTGTGTGGAGAAGTTTGGTGATTCTGAAAAGAAAAAACAGGATCTGATCACCTGTGTTCACA ATATCCCAGACCAGTGCTCCCCTTCTCCTTGTAACGCCAGAGGTACGGTGCGCTGTGAGGACAAAAAGGGTGACTTCCTCTGTCATTGTTTCACCGGCTGGACAGGAGCCAGCTGTGAGAACG ATGTCGATGAGTGCATCGAAAATGGAAATGGAGGTTGTGACCAGGAGTGTAACAACACCATAGGGAGTTACCGCTGCTCCTGTCACCAGGGCTACATGCTGGTCGGGCGCCACGTGTGTTACG ATGTTGACGAGTGTGAGGATGTAAGTGTGTGTGGAACGGCCCGCTGTGAGAATTACGTGGGCAGCTACGATTGCTTGTGCGACATCGGCTACGCCTACGACAACGGGAGTAAAAGCTGTGTTG ATGTGGATGAGTGTGAGTCCGGTGTGTGTGAAGGCGAGTGCTTGAACACTCCAGGGAGTTTCCGTTGCTTCTGTGATGGTCGTCGGGGCATGAAGCTGGGAGGTGATCTGAGGAGCTGCAAG CTGATAACTCCCTGTATGTCACCGTCCCTGAAGAGGAACCCCCGCTCTCTTTACCTTGGTCGCATGTTTAGCGCCGTGCCAGTGGTGCGGCTGCGTTTTCGCCGCAAGGTTCACACAGG ATTTTCAGCTGAATTCGACTTTCGCACGTACGATCACGAGGGGGTGATCTTCTTCGCGGGAGGTCACCTGGACAGCTCTTGGATCGTGCTGGCAATGCATCGTGGGAAGCTGGAGCTGCAGCTGAAGTACGGCGCCATCGGAAGAGTGACCAGCAGCGGCCCCGTCGTCAACGATGGCCAGTGGAGAAAG ATCTCCGTGGAGGAGCAGGGCCGGAGTCTGGTGATAAAGATCGACAGGGAGGCCGTGATGAAGATCGCTGTGAACGGTGATCTGTTCACGCTGAAGAAAGGCATGCACGAGCTCAacctgacagtaggaggagtccCTTTCAAAGAAGACGGCCTCGTCTATCAG ATAAACCCTCGTCTGGACGGCTGCATGAAGGAGTGGCGCTGGCTGACGGGTGAAGATACCTCCATCCAGGAAACCATTCGATCCAATGAAAACATGCAGTGCTTCAGCCCTGAGGATCCTGGAGCGTATTACCCCGGAACAGGCTTCGCCCTCTTCAACATCAGCTACG AATCAAAAAACCTGAGCATCCAGATGAGCGTGCGCCCAGTCTCTGCTACGGGGGTGCTGTTTGCACTGGTTTACCAGGACAAAGTGCCTCTCTCCATCAGCCTCTCTGATTATAATCCCACATCAGACGAGTGGGGAGAT GTCATTGTGGTTTCCGTAGGTAACATCGTCACTGCCAGCTCTCGTGTGTTCTCCTGTGATGGTGAGCGCCATAATATCCAGGTGACCATCTCAGGCAACCAGACCCTGTTGCTGGTCGACGGCGTGACGGCACAAAGCGACAACGTAGAAGTTCCAACCGAGCTCTTCTCGCATTCCACCACCTATATAGGAGGCCTTCCAG ATGTTTCCCTTGTGTCCACGGTGGTGTCGGCACCCTACAGCGGCTGCATGGAGGTCAGCGTGAACGGTCGGGCTTTGGACCTGGACCGAGCCGTTCATAAACACAATGACATCCGCTCACACTCCTGCCCCCTGCTGGACTCCCACCAGTGA